The window CTGTAGGAGCAGCCTTGTGCTGCGAAGGGGCCATTAAAGCCGAAGGTGATGTGTTACCTTGCAGGCCTCTTCGCAGCACAAGGCTGCTCCTACAGAGAACTGTGCAGCCCTCAAGGCAACATTTTACTGAAGCCAGGGCGGCGCAGGCTCCTCTGCCCTGGCCGCCCCATGCTCAGCCTCGGCCCGCGCGGCGCGCCGGCGCGCATCATCCAGCCGGGCCGCATCGATCTCGCGCATCACCCCGGCCACGTCAGCCGCCTGCTCGTCATCCTCGAACAACCCCGTCAGTGGGCTGTCCGGGCGCAGTTCGCCCGCCTCGTACAAGGCCCACATTTCCTGCGCATACCGGGTACTTTTCAGCTCCGGCGCAAAGCGCCCGAAATAATGGGCCATGTTGGCCACATCGCGCTGCAGCATGCTGAAGGCATGGTTGTTGGCCGCTGCATCCACCGCTTGCGGCAAGTCGATGATCACCGGCCCGTCCGGGCCTAGCAGCACGTTGAACTCCGACAGGTCGCCGTGCACCAGCCCGGCACACAGCATCAGCACGATCTGGCGAATGACAAAGGCATGGTACGCCCGGGCTTCCTCGGCTTCGAGGTGTACGTCGTTCAGGCGCGGGGCCGCGTCACCGTCGGCATCGGTCACCAGCTCCATCAACAGCACGCCGTCCTGGAAATCGTAGGGCCTGGGAACCCTCACACCAGCGCCGGCCAGGCGGAACAGCGCCGCCACTTCGGCGTTCTGCCAGGCGTCTTCGGCTTCCTTGCGGCCGTACTTGCTGCCCTTGGCCATGGCCCGGGCCTGACGGCTGTTGCGAACCTTGCGGCCCTCCTGGTACTCGGCAGCCTGGCGGAAACTGCGCTTGTTGGCTTCTTTATAAACCTTGGCGCAGCGCACCTGGCTGCCACAGCGCACCACATACACGGCGGCTTCCTTGCCACTCATCAACGGCCGCAGTACTTCGTCGACCAGGCCGTCTTCGATCAGGGGTTCGATTCTTTTGGGTGTCTTCATCAGGCTGCGTTCGGGGTCCTGGCTGTGATGGCGGACATCCTCTCACAGCCTGATGCGACTTGCTCGTCTGTCTTCAGGCCGAGCGACTCAAGCGCCCTGCCCTACGCTGCCAACCACCGCCTCGCGCGCCCGGCGCCGTGTGACCAGAAGGCCCGAACACACCACCAGTACCGCCAGCACCATGGTCGATACTACTTCCAGACGGTGATCCGGGCGGAACAGCATCAGTACCAGCACGCCGCTGATGAACAGGATCACGCCCCAGGTCAGCCATGGGAACAGCCACATGCGGTAGCCCAACGTCTTGCCCTGTGCAGTCAGGCGCTGACGCAGGCGCAGCTGGGAAACGGCGATCACCAGATACACCAGCAGGGCAATGGCGCCGGAGCTTGCCATGAGGAAGCCGAACACCTTGGCCGGGACCAGGTAATTGGCAATCACCGCCAGGAAAGCTGCGCCTGTGGACAGCAGCACAGCCACCACAGGGGTGCCGCTGCGGCTGGTCACCTGGGCACAGGCCGGCGCATCACCGCGGCGGCTCAGCGAGTAGACCATGCGCGAAGCGGTATACAGCGACGAGTTGAGGCAACTGGTCACCGACGTCAGCACCACGAAGTCGATGATGGCCTTGGCATTCGGCACGCCCAGGGTGTCCAGCACCGTGACATAGGACCCTTCGGTGGCCAGGCGCGGGTCAGTCCACGGCACCAGCGCGATGACGATGAAGATCGACAGGATATAGAACAGCGTGATCCGCCAGATCACCGAGTTGGTGGCCTTGGAAATATGCTTGCCCGCTTCATCCGATTCGGCTGCGGCAATGGTCACCACTTCGGCGCCGAGGAACGAGAACATGGTAATCAGCATGGCGCTCAGCACCGCACCAAAACCGTTGGGCATGAAGCCGCCACTGTCCCACAGGCGCGACACGCCGCTGACACCGGAGCCTGGCAGCAGGCCGAAGATGGCGCATACCCCCAGCGCGATGAAGCCGACAATGGCCACCACCTTGACCAACGCCAGCCAGAACTCGAACTCACCGTAGTTCTTCACGCTGAACAGGTTGGTGGCGGTCAGCAACAGGGTAATCACCAACGACAAGACCCAGATCTCCAGCTGCGGGACCCAGGAATTGATGATGGTGGCGGCGATATTGGCTTCGATGGGGATGATCAGTACCCAGAACCACCAATACAGCCAGCCGATTGTGTAGCCGGCCCATTTGCCGATGGCGAGGTCGGCATAGGTAGAGAACGAACCGGTGTCCGGTGAAGCAACGGCCATTTCGGCCAGCATGCGCATCACCAGCACCACCAGCGCGCCGGCCAGGATATAGGCCAGGATGGTGGCGGGCCCTGCCTCGGCAATCGCACGGCCGGAGCCGACGAACAGGCCGGCACCGATCACGCCGGCAATGGACAGCATGGTGACATGCCGGGATTTCAATCCATGACTCAAATTGTTCTTGTGGGTTTGCATGGCGCTACCTTGTTGTTTTTGTCATGCCCACGCTGGGGCCGCCGGCTTGCACGTCACCGACGCAGGCGCGAAAAAGCCCGCCCTGCCCCAGATGGTGAGTAGGGCAGTACGGGTTGAGGAAAACGAAACCGCAGGGCGTATTACGGGTAGGTCAGCCGGCAGCCCGCTGACGAGGCGCCAGGTCGGCCTTGGGGAAACTGCCGCCCTGGCGGCCAACCTGCTCGCATACCTTGTCGACGATGTAGGCGCCGATCGGGATGGCGGAGGTAGCGGCCGGCGACGGTGCGTTGCACACGTTGACGCTGCGAGCGGTGTTGACGAACAGGAAGTCGTCGATCAGCTTGCCGTCACGCGATACGGCCTGGGCACGCACGCCGGCCGGATAAGGCGTGAGGTCGGCCTTGGTGATGCTCGGGCAGTATTTCTGGACCTGCTTGAGGTAGCCACCCTTGAACAGCGAGTTCTTCATCTCGATCAGGCCTGGGCGGAAGTTCTTCGCCAGCACCTTGAGGATGCCGGGGGTGGTCAGGGTCTGGAACAGGTCGGCTGGGCTGACATCACGCTTGCGGTAACCCTCGCGCTTCATTGCCAGCACGGCGTTGGGGCCAACGGTCACGGTGCCGTCGATCATGCGAGTCAGGTGCACCCCCAGGAACGGCATGGACGGGTCGGGAATCGGGTAGATCAGGTGGTTGACGATCTGGTCGTGCTGCTTGGGCAGCAGGTAGTACTCGCCACGGAACGGGCAGATGACGAACTCGGTCCGCAGGCCCAGCATGCTCACCACGCGGTCGGCCATCAGGCCCGAGCAGGTCACCAGGAAACGGCTGCGCAACTCATCGTCATGATGGTCGCCACGCGTGCGCACGACCACTTCGCTGGCCAGCTCCTGCAGGCCAACCACCTCGGCGCCATAGCGGATCTCACCGCCGGCGCGCTGGAACTCGGCGCCCATGGCCGCAGTCACTTCAGCGTAATTGACGATACCGCTGGAGGGCACGAAGATGCCGCCCATGCCAACGATATTGGGCTCGCGCTCGCGCAGTTCGGCCGCCGACAGCCAGTAGCGCTCCAGGCCATTGGCCGCGGTGCGCTCCCACAGCGCCTTCATGCGCTGCATTTCCAGGTCGTTGGTAGCCACCAGCAGCTTGCCGCATTCATCGAAGCGGATACCGTGCTGGGTGCAGAAAGCCTTGGTGGCCTTGTTGCCTTCCAGGCAGAAGCGCGCCTTGAGGCTGCCGGGGGTGTAATACACGCCGGCGTGGATCACGCCGCTGTTGTGGCCGGTCTGGTGGCGGGCCGGGCCGGACTCTTTCTCCAGCAGGAGAATCTTCGCATCCGGGTAGACCTTGATCAGGTGCATGGCCGTGGACATGCCCACAATGCCACCGCCAATGATGATGAAATCGTACACAGCCTTACCTCACACGCAGGCATTGCCTGACTGGCTCACCAAGGCCCGCGCGGGCCCTGGTGGCATCGTTTTGTGCAAAGACGCGAGGGCGGGCGCCCGCCCCGCGCCCTGTCATTATTGCCCGCGCTGGTACAGCGGTTTGGGGAAGGCCACGTAACCGCGCTGGCGCATCAGCTCGCGGCGCAGGCCTTCATGCGGCGTGAAGCGGTCGCGGCCATGCAGCCAGAACAGGTTGTTGATCAGCAGGAAGCTACCCACACCGACCGGTACCGAAAGCTTCTTCTCGCTGCCTTCCAGCGATTCGGACAAGGCGTTCAGCCAGATGCCCTCCTCGTAGTTTTCCGGCTGCACGAACTGGTCGATGTAGCGCATGGTCGGGCGGCCTTCGGCATCGGTGTCGAATACCGAGTGGAACACATCTTCGGACACCTTCTTGCTCGGCGGTGCGGTCCAGCGCATTTGGCGACGGGCCAGCGGGTGGCGGAAGAATTCGTCGCACTGCTCCCAGTCGTCCAGGTGCAGCAGCAGCGAGTTGCCGCCTTCCATGTTCTTTTCGTCAATCTTCAGCATCAGCACGTAGTCGGTGATCTGGTTGACGAAGGTGCCGTCGTTGTGCAGCTCCATGACCCGGTGCGGCTGGCGCAGGTAGCTGTCGGAGTTGTCGGTGTTGACCACCACGAAGCGGGCATAGAACTGGCCGCTCATGGCGTCGTAGTTGGAGCGGCCGATCAGGTGTGCGCAGGCGGTGGTGAACTTGACCATGTCCTCGGCCTGGCTCACGTCATCCAGGCCGACCGGGGTGATCAGCATGCCGCCGCTGGCGCGGTTGAGGATGGTATTGAGCAGCACCGGCCGCAGGGTGCCCTGGCACAGCTCGTCGAGGATCTCGCCAACCCGGAAGCGCAGGAACGACTTGTACTCCAGCGCCTGCACCGGCCACTGGGCAACAGCCTGGACGAACGCTTCGACCGTTTCGCGGGCAAAGGTGAGCTCAAGCAGGCGCGGCGACTGTTTCGAAGGGGCGATGGTGTAACCACGCGGCTCGAGCGGCAGTGGCATCACAAGTTCGTCGATCTGCGTAAAAGCGTTCATGGCAGTGTCCTGGCAGAAAAAATGAGTAGCGCCGTCCGGGCATGACCTGGATCAGTGCGGGCGAGCTAAAATTATCGCCATAAACGCAAAATGTCTACATTTTTATTTTTCAAAGACAGAATGTATTTTTGTCCATTGTTTTTCGCCGGCGAACGCTTTCGGTATGATCGTCAAAACCGTTTGAGGAACAGGACCTTGGAAGCGCTCGCCCCCCGACAAAACTCAGCATTCAGCGGGTATGAGAGGCTCAAGAAGGACATCATCCGCGGCGTGTTCAAACCCGGCGAAAAGCTGCTGATGAGCACCCTGAAGGAGCGCTACGACCTGGGCGTGGGCCCGCTGCGCGAAGCACTGTCGCAGTTGGTGGCCGAGCACCTGGTCAACGCGATCAGCCAGAAGGGCTACCGTGTGGCGCCCATGTCGCTGGACGAGATGAACGACATCTACGATGCCCGCGCCAACCTGGAGGCGATGATCATCACCCTGGCCATCGAGCGTGGCGACGACGCCTGGGAGGCGTCGGTACTGGCCCACTCGCATACCCTGGCCAAGGTGGTGGAAGTGAAGACCCGCGAGCAGCGCCTGGATGTGTGGGACGAACGGCACAAGGCATTCCACACGGCCATTGCCTCGGGCTGCGGCTCCAAGCACCTGCTGCAGGCGCGCACTTACCTGTTCGACCAGGCCGAGCGCTACCGGCACCTGTGGCTGACCCAGACGGTGTTTTCCGAACAGGCCCTGGAGCTCAAGCGCCAGGAGCATGCGGCTCTGGTGGAAGTGATTCTGGCCCGGGACGCCAAGCGCGCCAGTGCCATGATGCGCTCGCACCTGATGACTCCGGTGCCGATCATTGCGCAGATCATGCATGCCGAGGGTATCGGCGCACGCTAGAGGGTTGCTTTGTATCCCTCAGGGCCCTATCGCCGGCAAGCCAGCTCCCACAGGTACTGCGCTGCCTTCGGGGCCTGTGGGGTCTCTGTGGGAGCTGGCTTGCCGGCGATAGGGCCAGGGCAGGCAAAACGCGCCAGATGAATTTTTCTTAAATCGCCGTTTGGCTATTCTTTGGCACAATCAAGTCTCCAATAGATGCCCGGGAACCAGCATGCCTCGCGTACTGACTATCGAAGACGACGCCGTCACCGGCCAGGAAATCGTCGCCGAACTTACCAGCCACGGCCTTGAGGTGGATTGGGCCGACAATGGCCGTGAAGGCCTGGCCAAGGCCATTGCCGGCGGCTACGACCTGATCACCCTGGACCGCATGCTGCCCGAGGTCGATGGCCTGACCATCGTCACCACGCTGCGCAACCTCAAGATTGCCACGCCGATCCTGATGATCAGCGCCCTCTCCGACGTCGACGAGCGGGTGCGCGGCCTGCGTGCCGGGGGTGACGACTACCTGACCAAACCGTTCGCCTCCGACGAGATGGCCGCGCGGGTCGAAGTGCTGCTGCGCCGCAACAGCGTACCCATGACCCAGACCCGCCTTCAGGTCGCCGACCTGCAACTGGACCTGATCAGCCACGAAGCCCGCCGTGGCGAACAGACCCTCAACCTGCTGCCCACCGAATACAAGCTGCTGGAGTACCTGATGCGCCATAGCGGCCAGGTGATCACCCGGATGATGATTTTCGAGGAAGTCTGGGGCTACCACTTCGACCCGGGCACCAACCTGATCGACGTACACATCGGTCGCCTGCGCAAGAAAATCGACTCGCCCGGCCAGTCGCCGC of the Pseudomonas asiatica genome contains:
- a CDS encoding PA4780 family RIO1-like protein kinase, which produces MKTPKRIEPLIEDGLVDEVLRPLMSGKEAAVYVVRCGSQVRCAKVYKEANKRSFRQAAEYQEGRKVRNSRQARAMAKGSKYGRKEAEDAWQNAEVAALFRLAGAGVRVPRPYDFQDGVLLMELVTDADGDAAPRLNDVHLEAEEARAYHAFVIRQIVLMLCAGLVHGDLSEFNVLLGPDGPVIIDLPQAVDAAANNHAFSMLQRDVANMAHYFGRFAPELKSTRYAQEMWALYEAGELRPDSPLTGLFEDDEQAADVAGVMREIDAARLDDARRRAARAEAEHGAARAEEPAPPWLQ
- the gabP gene encoding GABA permease, with protein sequence MQTHKNNLSHGLKSRHVTMLSIAGVIGAGLFVGSGRAIAEAGPATILAYILAGALVVLVMRMLAEMAVASPDTGSFSTYADLAIGKWAGYTIGWLYWWFWVLIIPIEANIAATIINSWVPQLEIWVLSLVITLLLTATNLFSVKNYGEFEFWLALVKVVAIVGFIALGVCAIFGLLPGSGVSGVSRLWDSGGFMPNGFGAVLSAMLITMFSFLGAEVVTIAAAESDEAGKHISKATNSVIWRITLFYILSIFIVIALVPWTDPRLATEGSYVTVLDTLGVPNAKAIIDFVVLTSVTSCLNSSLYTASRMVYSLSRRGDAPACAQVTSRSGTPVVAVLLSTGAAFLAVIANYLVPAKVFGFLMASSGAIALLVYLVIAVSQLRLRQRLTAQGKTLGYRMWLFPWLTWGVILFISGVLVLMLFRPDHRLEVVSTMVLAVLVVCSGLLVTRRRAREAVVGSVGQGA
- the lhgO gene encoding L-2-hydroxyglutarate oxidase gives rise to the protein MYDFIIIGGGIVGMSTAMHLIKVYPDAKILLLEKESGPARHQTGHNSGVIHAGVYYTPGSLKARFCLEGNKATKAFCTQHGIRFDECGKLLVATNDLEMQRMKALWERTAANGLERYWLSAAELREREPNIVGMGGIFVPSSGIVNYAEVTAAMGAEFQRAGGEIRYGAEVVGLQELASEVVVRTRGDHHDDELRSRFLVTCSGLMADRVVSMLGLRTEFVICPFRGEYYLLPKQHDQIVNHLIYPIPDPSMPFLGVHLTRMIDGTVTVGPNAVLAMKREGYRKRDVSPADLFQTLTTPGILKVLAKNFRPGLIEMKNSLFKGGYLKQVQKYCPSITKADLTPYPAGVRAQAVSRDGKLIDDFLFVNTARSVNVCNAPSPAATSAIPIGAYIVDKVCEQVGRQGGSFPKADLAPRQRAAG
- the glaH gene encoding glutarate dioxygenase GlaH; the encoded protein is MNAFTQIDELVMPLPLEPRGYTIAPSKQSPRLLELTFARETVEAFVQAVAQWPVQALEYKSFLRFRVGEILDELCQGTLRPVLLNTILNRASGGMLITPVGLDDVSQAEDMVKFTTACAHLIGRSNYDAMSGQFYARFVVVNTDNSDSYLRQPHRVMELHNDGTFVNQITDYVLMLKIDEKNMEGGNSLLLHLDDWEQCDEFFRHPLARRQMRWTAPPSKKVSEDVFHSVFDTDAEGRPTMRYIDQFVQPENYEEGIWLNALSESLEGSEKKLSVPVGVGSFLLINNLFWLHGRDRFTPHEGLRRELMRQRGYVAFPKPLYQRGQ
- the csiR gene encoding DNA-binding transcriptional regulator CsiR, yielding MEALAPRQNSAFSGYERLKKDIIRGVFKPGEKLLMSTLKERYDLGVGPLREALSQLVAEHLVNAISQKGYRVAPMSLDEMNDIYDARANLEAMIITLAIERGDDAWEASVLAHSHTLAKVVEVKTREQRLDVWDERHKAFHTAIASGCGSKHLLQARTYLFDQAERYRHLWLTQTVFSEQALELKRQEHAALVEVILARDAKRASAMMRSHLMTPVPIIAQIMHAEGIGAR
- a CDS encoding response regulator transcription factor; the encoded protein is MPRVLTIEDDAVTGQEIVAELTSHGLEVDWADNGREGLAKAIAGGYDLITLDRMLPEVDGLTIVTTLRNLKIATPILMISALSDVDERVRGLRAGGDDYLTKPFASDEMAARVEVLLRRNSVPMTQTRLQVADLQLDLISHEARRGEQTLNLLPTEYKLLEYLMRHSGQVITRMMIFEEVWGYHFDPGTNLIDVHIGRLRKKIDSPGQSPLIRTVRGSGYAIAEPV